One segment of Macrobrachium rosenbergii isolate ZJJX-2024 chromosome 25, ASM4041242v1, whole genome shotgun sequence DNA contains the following:
- the LOC136852126 gene encoding uncharacterized protein isoform X1, with translation MERLVLTFLLGVFFLAAADAIVSSIRTISGGESTTFSLPESKTFVLAMKSAEAPKIKYQYHAQGRLIADDKCDDCYQGSLWVPFLTITEEGIKRYDSGTNWFPENIGSSQPRNLSIQSKGSSTVDLQVFTLPLKEHELVAMPLGGSVNISLPEKEEIWLALWNKQETAVLVTFNLYYETEPTHETFPANLDKGWFIIRIFKYKIVYGGNLHNLMKHGLKGRRLELNNPSSLKYQLFTMPLDPKGSPRVTVAGAGGLTRQNSSHDSENSIYGAEIVTHGDVTRQNSAHDSENSLYGVTVR, from the exons ATGGAGAGACTGGTGCTGACATTTCTCCTGGGCGTGTTCTTCTTGGCAGCTGCTGACGCAATAG TTTCTTCCATTAGGACGATTTCTGGAGGTGAATCGACCACTTTTTCTCTCCCTGAGAGCAAAACGTTTGTGCTTGCCATGAAGTCTGCTGAGGCTCCCAAAATCAAATACCAATATCATGCCCAAGGAAGACTTATAGCAGATGATAAGTGTGATGATTGTTACCAGGGATCGCTCTGGGTTCCATTTCTCACGATTACAGAAGAA gGCATAAAGCGTTACGACTCAGGTACAAATTGGTTTCCGGAAAATATAGGATCTTCGCAACCAAGAAACCTTTCTATACAAAGCAAAGGCAGTTCAACAGTCGATCTCCAAGTGTTTACTCTGCCTTTGAAAGAGC ATGAGTTGGTGGCGATGCCTCTTGGAGGAAGTGTAAATATCAGCCTTccagaaaaagaagagatatgGCTGGCCCTTTGGAATAAGCAGGAAACCGCTGTTTTAGTTACTTTCAATTTGTATTATGAAACCGAACCCACTCACGAAACTTTCCCAGCAAATCTCGACAAAGGATGGTTCATTATTCggatttttaaatat aaaatcGTTTACGGGGGGAACCTTCACAATCTGATGAAACATGGACTGAAAGGACGTCGTTTGGAATTGAATAATCCCAGTTCTCTCAAGTACCAATTATTCACGATGCCTTTAGACCCAAAGG gatCTCCCAGAGTCACTGTAGCTGGAGCTGGTGGTCTGACCAGGCAGAATTCGTCCCATGACAGTGAGAACAGTATCTACGGTGCCGAGATAGTGACTCACGGTGACGTCACGAGGCAAAACTCAGCTCACGACAGTGAAAACAGTCTCTACGGAGTTACGGTGCGATAG
- the LOC136852345 gene encoding uncharacterized protein, producing MERLVLTFLLGVFLLAAADAIVSSIRTISGGESTTFSLPESKTFVLAMKSAEAPKIKYQYHAQGRLIGDDKCDDCYQGSLWVPFLTITEEGIKRYDSGTHWFPENIGSSQARSLSIESKGSSPVDLQVFTLPLKEHELVAMPLGGSVNISLPEKKEVWLALWNDQETTVLVTFNLYYETEPSHETFPANLDKGWFIIRIFKYKIVYGGNLHNLMKHGLKGRRLEWYNPSSLKYQLFSMPLDPKVTEANEEASSNIGLTIVLPVVVSLVLLLLLLLGASYLGYRFYRKRNTTGSSEGPAQMELAARPVARGGVTRPHLTEETENPIYGLPRLQRPWR from the exons ATGGAGAGACTGGTGCTGACATTTCTCCTGGGCGTGTTCTTATTGGCAGCTGCTGACGCAATAG TTTCTTCCATTAGGACGATTTCTGGAGGTGAATCGACCACTTTTTCTCTCCCTGAGAGCAAAACGTTTGTGCTTGCCATGAAGTCTGCTGAGGCTCCCAAAATCAAATACCAATATCATGCCCAAGGAAGACTTATAGGAGATGATAAGTGTGATGATTGTTACCAGGGATCGCTCTGGGTTCCATTTCTCACGATTACAGAAGAG ggCATAAAGCGTTACGACTCAGGTACACATTGGTTTCCGGAAAATATAGGATCTTCGCAAGCAAGAAGCCTTTCTATAGAAAGCAAAGGCAGTTCACCAGTCGATCTCCAAGTGTTTACTCTGCCTTTGAAAGAGC ATGAGTTGGTGGCGATGCCTCTTGGAGGAAGTGTAAATATCAgccttccagaaaaaaaagaggtGTGGCTGGCCCTTTGGAACGACCAGGAAACCACTGTTTTAGTTACTTTCAATTTGTATTATGAAACCGAACCCAGTCACGAAACTTTCCCAGCAAATCTCGACAAAGGATGGTTCATTATTCggatttttaaatat aaaatcGTTTACGGGGGGAACCTTCACAATCTGATGAAACATGGACTGAAAGGACGCCGTTTGGAATGGTATAATCCCAGTTCTCTCAAGTACCAATTATTCTCGATGCCTTTAGACCCAAAGG TTACAGAAGCGAACGAGGAGGCCTCATCCAACATAGGCCTAACGATCGTCTTACCTGTTGTGGTGTCGTTggttctgcttcttcttcttcttcttggtgcgTCTTACCTTGGCTACAGGTTCTACCGCAAGAGAAACACCACAGGGTCGAGTGAAG GTCCTGCGCAGATGGAATTGGCCGCTAGACCAGTTGCTCGAGGTGGTGTGACCAGACCACATTTGACTGAAGAAACTGAGAACCCTATTTACGGTCTACCACGGCTCCAAAGACCATGGCGATGA
- the LOC136852126 gene encoding uncharacterized protein isoform X2, which translates to MERLVLTFLLGVFFLAAADAIVSSIRTISGGESTTFSLPESKTFVLAMKSAEAPKIKYQYHAQGRLIADDKCDDCYQGSLWVPFLTITEEGIKRYDSGTNWFPENIGSSQPRNLSIQSKGSSTVDLQVFTLPLKEHELVAMPLGGSVNISLPEKEEIWLALWNKQETAVLVTFNLYYETEPTHETFPANLDKGWFIIRIFKYKIVYGGNLHNLMKHGLKGRRLELNNPSSLKYQLFTMPLDPKDPKEETDTNESVDTDGTLYLDVCCSVFSSSSPCRNLPWLQVLLEEEERRIK; encoded by the exons ATGGAGAGACTGGTGCTGACATTTCTCCTGGGCGTGTTCTTCTTGGCAGCTGCTGACGCAATAG TTTCTTCCATTAGGACGATTTCTGGAGGTGAATCGACCACTTTTTCTCTCCCTGAGAGCAAAACGTTTGTGCTTGCCATGAAGTCTGCTGAGGCTCCCAAAATCAAATACCAATATCATGCCCAAGGAAGACTTATAGCAGATGATAAGTGTGATGATTGTTACCAGGGATCGCTCTGGGTTCCATTTCTCACGATTACAGAAGAA gGCATAAAGCGTTACGACTCAGGTACAAATTGGTTTCCGGAAAATATAGGATCTTCGCAACCAAGAAACCTTTCTATACAAAGCAAAGGCAGTTCAACAGTCGATCTCCAAGTGTTTACTCTGCCTTTGAAAGAGC ATGAGTTGGTGGCGATGCCTCTTGGAGGAAGTGTAAATATCAGCCTTccagaaaaagaagagatatgGCTGGCCCTTTGGAATAAGCAGGAAACCGCTGTTTTAGTTACTTTCAATTTGTATTATGAAACCGAACCCACTCACGAAACTTTCCCAGCAAATCTCGACAAAGGATGGTTCATTATTCggatttttaaatat aaaatcGTTTACGGGGGGAACCTTCACAATCTGATGAAACATGGACTGAAAGGACGTCGTTTGGAATTGAATAATCCCAGTTCTCTCAAGTACCAATTATTCACGATGCCTTTAGACCCAAAGG ACCCAAAGGAAGAAACAGACACAAACGAGTCAGTTGACACAGACGGAACCCTTTATCTTGATGTCTGTTGTAGTGTTTTtagttcttcttctccttgtcgCAATTTGCCTTGGCTACAGGTTCtgctggaagaagaagagagaagaattaagTGA